Proteins found in one Rhizobium sp. BT04 genomic segment:
- a CDS encoding DUF971 domain-containing protein — MTPLQLKLKPERRTLAITWEGGDISLLPASELRRRSRAAQAVRASLDGRETRFDDVMVTGIEPIGSYAVRLVFSDGHDRGIYPWQYLREIADSLA; from the coding sequence ATGACACCGTTGCAACTGAAGCTGAAGCCAGAACGCCGCACGCTTGCCATAACCTGGGAAGGCGGCGACATCTCTCTCCTTCCCGCCTCCGAGCTCCGCCGGCGCAGCCGCGCCGCCCAGGCGGTGCGCGCCTCCCTCGATGGGCGCGAGACGCGCTTCGATGATGTCATGGTGACCGGCATCGAGCCGATCGGCTCCTATGCCGTCAGACTGGTTTTCTCGGACGGACATGATCGAGGGATCTATCCCTGGCAATACCTGCGCGAAATCGCGGATTCATTGGCTTGA
- a CDS encoding ABC transporter permease → MTTWTHPDYGSWLRRSGSIAICLLLWQMASTLRLDLGLVTFRNVPSPVDVLTAALGFARSPKLFAHVSSSLERVFAGYAIASIAGITFGLIIGRSRNAADFLLAPLELLRPIPAVAWIPLAVLMFPSSELSMIFITFTGALFPILLNTIHGVEGVDPRLIAAARSLGSTRRAMLFEVILPGAAPSIVTGLAIGMGTSWFCLVTAEMISGQFGIGYYTWEAYTLQNYPEIIVGMVVIGLLGMGSSSLLRAAGSALIPWQKKETAR, encoded by the coding sequence ATGACGACGTGGACGCACCCTGACTATGGATCTTGGCTGCGCCGCTCGGGATCAATCGCCATCTGTCTTCTTCTCTGGCAGATGGCGTCCACCCTGCGGCTCGATCTTGGCCTGGTCACCTTCCGGAATGTCCCTTCGCCGGTCGATGTGCTCACCGCGGCCCTTGGTTTTGCCCGATCGCCGAAACTGTTCGCGCATGTTTCCAGCAGCCTCGAAAGGGTGTTTGCCGGATATGCGATCGCATCCATCGCCGGGATCACCTTCGGCCTGATCATCGGCCGGTCGCGCAACGCTGCCGATTTCCTGCTCGCACCCCTCGAACTGCTCAGGCCGATCCCGGCCGTTGCCTGGATCCCCCTAGCGGTGCTGATGTTTCCGTCGTCCGAACTGTCGATGATCTTCATCACCTTCACCGGCGCCCTGTTTCCGATCCTGCTCAATACGATCCACGGCGTCGAGGGCGTCGATCCCCGCCTGATCGCGGCGGCACGCAGCCTCGGCAGCACGCGACGGGCGATGCTGTTCGAAGTCATCCTTCCCGGCGCCGCACCGAGCATCGTCACCGGTCTCGCCATCGGCATGGGCACGTCGTGGTTCTGCCTGGTGACGGCCGAGATGATCTCCGGGCAGTTCGGCATCGGCTATTACACCTGGGAAGCCTACACCTTGCAAAACTATCCGGAGATCATCGTCGGAATGGTAGTGATCGGCTTGCTCGGCATGGGCAGCAGCAGCTTGCTGCGTGCGGCGGGCAGCGCACTCATCCCCTGGCAGAAGAAGGAAACGGCACGATGA
- a CDS encoding ABC transporter permease — MTMTSSETTSDRLSGTRLGYRFNVVGAIGLTVILSWALVAIFAPWIIPYPVGEIVDLDYFGPMSRELWLGSDYLGRDMLSRILMGARYTVGISLAAVTIACFSGVVLGMIAAVAGGWLDTILSRFLDAMNSIPSKLFGLVVVAAVGSSVPVLILTLSVIYIPGAYRFARALAVNINAMDFITVARIRGESTLYLIRSEILPNIVGPVLADLGIRFVFIVLLLSGLSFLGLGVQPPYADWGALVRENIGGLPFGAPAVMFPSLAIASLTISINLLIDNLPQKIRDRSAS, encoded by the coding sequence ATGACAATGACCAGTTCCGAGACCACGTCCGACCGGCTGTCCGGAACCCGGCTTGGCTACCGCTTCAACGTGGTCGGCGCGATCGGCCTGACCGTGATCCTTTCCTGGGCGCTCGTCGCGATCTTCGCGCCGTGGATCATCCCCTACCCGGTCGGCGAGATCGTCGATCTCGATTATTTCGGCCCGATGAGCCGGGAACTCTGGCTCGGCTCCGATTATCTCGGCCGCGACATGCTCTCGCGCATCCTGATGGGCGCGCGTTATACGGTCGGCATCTCGCTGGCGGCGGTTACGATCGCCTGTTTCAGCGGCGTGGTGCTCGGCATGATCGCAGCGGTCGCCGGCGGCTGGCTGGACACGATCCTCAGCCGCTTCCTCGACGCCATGAATTCCATTCCGAGCAAGCTGTTCGGCCTGGTGGTCGTCGCTGCCGTCGGCTCCTCGGTGCCGGTTCTGATCCTGACGCTGTCGGTGATCTACATCCCCGGCGCCTACCGCTTCGCTCGGGCGCTCGCCGTCAATATCAATGCGATGGATTTCATCACAGTCGCGCGCATCCGCGGCGAAAGCACCCTCTATCTCATTCGCTCGGAAATCCTGCCCAATATCGTCGGGCCGGTGCTTGCCGATCTCGGCATCCGCTTCGTCTTCATCGTTCTGCTGCTCTCCGGCCTTTCCTTCCTCGGCCTCGGCGTCCAGCCGCCCTATGCCGATTGGGGCGCGCTTGTGCGCGAAAACATCGGCGGCCTGCCGTTCGGTGCGCCGGCAGTGATGTTTCCCTCGCTTGCCATCGCCAGCCTGACGATCAGCATCAACCTGCTGATCGACAACCTGCCGCAGAAGATCCGCGACCGGAGTGCCTCATGA
- a CDS encoding ABC transporter substrate-binding protein: MHFRLTLAAAALAATSFIGSAHAETIRVAIGTQDTTINTATGGLLIRELNLLEKYLPHDGKYKDATYDIQWKNFTSGAPITNEQIAGKLDFGVMADFPGSFNGLAHLKAGRKSLFITVLSGSVKGSGNGIVVPTDSPIQSISELKGKTISVPFASTSHGLLLRAIKAQGWNPETDVNIIAQAPEVAGAALKSNQIEAHADFVPFAELYPWRGFARKIYDGSQANGPTFHGALVDADYAEKYPEVVTAYLRAALEADQLIAKEPEKYSELIAKVTGVEAEVDYLFHGPLGLQTRDLTWKPEYRRAVGTAIETLQFLKKADSGLDVDTFVDDRFIKAAFKASGLDYEASLKNYGQLPLDAKDAVTGEPIKDPKRVAQIWVKDEPLVRHYATAENAFKALKTLEGEGKAIRVFYAQDRESGIKLLGNQAWFVRSDKGEISAFLLRESAESWAKAHGGNVLDFADAKSSVVASN; encoded by the coding sequence ATGCATTTTCGCTTAACATTGGCAGCTGCAGCTTTGGCTGCGACCAGTTTCATCGGCTCGGCGCATGCGGAAACCATTCGCGTCGCCATCGGAACGCAAGACACCACGATCAACACCGCCACCGGCGGCCTGTTGATCCGGGAACTGAATCTGCTCGAAAAATATCTGCCGCATGACGGCAAATACAAGGATGCCACCTACGACATCCAATGGAAGAATTTCACCAGCGGCGCGCCGATCACCAACGAGCAGATCGCCGGCAAGCTCGATTTCGGCGTGATGGCGGACTTCCCGGGCTCCTTTAACGGCCTTGCGCATTTGAAGGCGGGACGCAAGAGCCTGTTCATCACGGTCCTTTCGGGCAGCGTCAAGGGAAGCGGCAACGGCATTGTCGTGCCGACGGATTCTCCCATCCAGTCCATCTCGGAGCTCAAAGGCAAGACGATTTCCGTTCCCTTCGCCTCCACATCGCACGGCCTGTTGCTGCGCGCCATCAAGGCTCAGGGCTGGAATCCGGAAACGGATGTCAACATCATCGCCCAGGCGCCTGAAGTCGCCGGCGCTGCGCTCAAGTCCAACCAGATCGAGGCGCATGCCGATTTCGTGCCCTTTGCCGAGCTCTATCCCTGGCGCGGTTTTGCGCGGAAGATCTATGACGGCTCGCAGGCGAACGGCCCGACCTTCCACGGCGCATTGGTCGATGCCGACTATGCCGAGAAATATCCCGAAGTCGTCACCGCCTATCTGCGTGCGGCACTCGAAGCCGACCAGCTGATCGCCAAGGAGCCGGAGAAATACAGCGAACTGATCGCCAAGGTCACCGGCGTCGAAGCGGAGGTCGACTATCTCTTCCACGGCCCGCTGGGTCTCCAGACCCGTGACCTGACCTGGAAGCCGGAATACCGGCGGGCCGTCGGCACCGCGATCGAAACGCTGCAGTTCCTGAAGAAGGCCGATAGCGGGCTCGACGTCGACACATTCGTCGACGACCGGTTCATCAAGGCCGCCTTCAAGGCGTCCGGCCTCGACTATGAGGCGAGCCTGAAGAATTACGGCCAGCTTCCGCTCGACGCAAAGGACGCTGTAACCGGTGAGCCGATCAAGGATCCGAAGCGCGTCGCTCAGATCTGGGTCAAGGACGAACCGCTCGTCCGCCATTACGCCACGGCGGAAAATGCCTTCAAGGCTTTGAAGACGCTGGAAGGCGAAGGCAAGGCCATCCGGGTCTTCTATGCCCAGGATCGTGAGAGCGGCATCAAGCTGCTCGGCAACCAGGCCTGGTTCGTTCGCAGTGACAAGGGCGAAATTAGCGCCTTCCTGCTCCGGGAGAGTGCCGAGAGCTGGGCCAAGGCGCATGGCGGCAACGTGCTCGACTTCGCCGACGCCAAATCCTCCGTCGTGGCAAGCAACTGA
- a CDS encoding HEAT repeat domain-containing protein: MSIFEPFEAFGDIEAIAERLLDPDAAIRRLAVIELAETASPEALPHLIGAAGDASGDVRLQAAIALAEFDGAGAAGGLARLVVDDDPSVAQAAADGLAELKNQEAGGNLLPLLDHASAFVRAAAFRGLKGLRLQDALGPALIALRDADASVRVQALGTIAYLKLDSTLPSLIAATRDENIEVRAAAVNALTFTTQSAAAEAVAAALGDANWQVRAAAAESLGRIGHASAVEALGKALSDEYWQVQQKSLNALGKLKADAALLRITLLLESDMPTLRKEAAAALGEIGNPQAREALAAHIDDPDPDVRKTVRWALTRLG, encoded by the coding sequence ATGAGCATCTTTGAACCTTTCGAAGCCTTTGGCGACATAGAGGCCATCGCCGAACGCCTGCTCGATCCGGATGCCGCCATCCGCCGCCTTGCGGTGATCGAGCTTGCGGAAACCGCAAGTCCCGAGGCCCTGCCGCACCTGATTGGGGCGGCCGGCGATGCCAGCGGAGATGTCCGCCTCCAGGCGGCGATCGCGCTTGCCGAATTCGACGGCGCCGGTGCGGCGGGTGGCCTGGCGCGGCTGGTCGTCGACGACGATCCATCGGTCGCGCAGGCTGCGGCCGACGGCCTGGCGGAGCTGAAAAACCAGGAGGCGGGCGGCAACTTGCTGCCGCTGCTGGACCATGCGAGCGCCTTCGTGCGGGCAGCGGCATTTCGCGGATTGAAGGGGCTGCGGCTGCAGGATGCACTCGGCCCCGCCCTCATTGCGCTCCGCGACGCGGACGCGTCTGTGCGAGTGCAGGCGCTCGGCACGATCGCCTATCTCAAGCTCGACTCGACGCTCCCCTCTCTCATCGCGGCCACGCGCGACGAGAACATCGAAGTGCGCGCCGCAGCGGTCAATGCGTTGACGTTCACGACGCAATCGGCCGCGGCGGAAGCCGTGGCTGCGGCTCTTGGCGATGCGAACTGGCAAGTCCGGGCGGCGGCGGCGGAATCGCTCGGCCGCATCGGCCACGCCTCGGCGGTCGAAGCGCTCGGCAAGGCGCTTTCCGATGAATATTGGCAGGTGCAGCAGAAATCGCTCAATGCCCTCGGCAAGCTGAAGGCGGACGCCGCCCTGCTCCGGATCACCCTTCTGCTCGAAAGCGACATGCCCACCTTGCGCAAGGAAGCGGCAGCCGCCCTTGGCGAGATCGGCAATCCCCAGGCCAGGGAAGCGCTGGCCGCGCATATTGACGATCCCGATCCCGATGTGCGCAAGACCGTCCGCTGGGCGCTGACCCGCCTGGGTTAG
- a CDS encoding ABC transporter ATP-binding protein, with the protein MSKFIEIRDLKVEATTDSGRRVEIIKGVSLDVAEGEIVALIGESGSGKTTLALTLMGHTRAGCRISGGSVSVGGKDMVRLSEKQRAKVRGTEVAYVPQSAAAAFNPATSIMDQVIEVTRIHQLMSPDEARARAVELFRALSLPEPETIGSRYPHQVSGGQLQRLAAAMALIGDPTLVIFDEPTTALDVTTQIEVLRAFKSVMKKGGISGVYVSHDLAVVAQIADRIVVLKGGETQETGTTEEILNHAKHPYTRELLAAFEPKLRAAAAPIARATAPLLKIEDLVAGYGQRQADGLPLVRAVEHVSLKVEKGRNLGIIGESGCGKSTLARTIAGILPAAVGKIVFDGTELRRSARERSRDQLREMQIVFQYADTALNPAKSVEDILARPLVFYHRMDRQARNARIDQLLDMVRLPRNLRHRRPGELSGGQKQRVNFARALAADPKLILCDEITSALDTVVAAAVIDLLKELQRELGLSYIFISHDLSVVEAICDEIVVMYGGRKVEEITPSTVKAPTHPYSQLLFSSVPTLDPAWLDGLQQDPELVRAYCRQ; encoded by the coding sequence ATGAGCAAATTCATCGAAATCCGTGACCTGAAGGTCGAGGCCACCACCGATTCCGGCCGGCGCGTCGAGATCATCAAGGGTGTCAGCCTCGACGTTGCCGAGGGCGAGATCGTCGCGTTGATCGGCGAGAGCGGCTCGGGCAAGACAACCCTCGCCCTGACCCTGATGGGCCATACCCGCGCGGGCTGTCGCATCTCCGGCGGCAGCGTTTCGGTCGGCGGCAAGGATATGGTCAGGCTCAGCGAAAAGCAGCGCGCCAAGGTGCGCGGCACCGAAGTCGCCTATGTCCCGCAATCGGCGGCGGCCGCCTTCAACCCGGCCACATCGATCATGGACCAGGTGATCGAAGTCACCCGTATTCATCAACTGATGTCGCCGGACGAGGCGCGTGCCCGGGCCGTCGAGCTGTTCCGGGCGCTGTCGCTGCCGGAACCCGAGACGATCGGCAGCCGTTATCCGCACCAGGTTTCCGGCGGCCAGCTGCAGCGTCTGGCCGCCGCCATGGCGCTGATCGGCGACCCCACCCTCGTCATTTTCGACGAGCCGACAACGGCGCTCGACGTGACCACCCAGATCGAAGTGCTGCGCGCTTTCAAATCGGTCATGAAGAAGGGCGGCATATCGGGCGTCTACGTCTCGCACGACCTTGCCGTCGTCGCCCAGATCGCCGACCGCATCGTCGTCTTGAAAGGCGGGGAGACCCAGGAAACCGGCACCACCGAAGAAATTCTCAACCATGCGAAGCACCCCTATACCCGGGAGCTGCTCGCAGCCTTCGAGCCGAAACTGCGCGCTGCAGCAGCCCCCATCGCGCGCGCGACGGCGCCGCTTCTGAAGATCGAAGATCTCGTCGCGGGTTACGGACAGCGACAGGCCGACGGCCTTCCGCTCGTTCGCGCGGTCGAGCACGTAAGCCTGAAGGTGGAGAAAGGCCGCAATCTCGGCATCATCGGAGAATCCGGTTGCGGCAAGTCGACGCTCGCCCGCACCATCGCCGGCATTCTGCCGGCCGCGGTCGGCAAGATCGTCTTCGATGGCACGGAACTGCGCCGCAGCGCCCGCGAGCGCTCGCGCGACCAATTGCGCGAGATGCAGATTGTCTTCCAATATGCCGATACCGCGCTCAACCCGGCAAAATCGGTGGAGGACATCCTCGCCAGGCCTCTGGTCTTTTACCACCGCATGGATCGACAAGCGCGAAATGCCCGGATCGATCAACTGCTCGACATGGTGCGCCTGCCCCGCAACCTGCGCCATCGCCGGCCGGGAGAGCTCTCGGGCGGGCAGAAGCAGCGCGTCAATTTCGCCCGGGCGTTGGCCGCCGATCCGAAGCTGATCCTCTGCGACGAGATCACCTCGGCGCTCGACACGGTGGTCGCCGCCGCGGTCATCGACCTGCTGAAGGAGCTGCAGCGGGAACTCGGCCTCTCCTACATCTTCATCAGCCACGATCTCTCGGTGGTGGAGGCGATCTGCGACGAGATCGTCGTGATGTATGGAGGCCGAAAGGTCGAGGAAATCACGCCTTCGACGGTGAAGGCGCCGACGCATCCCTATTCGCAACTGCTCTTCTCGTCGGTGCCGACGCTCGATCCGGCCTGGCTCGACGGGCTTCAGCAGGATCCTGAGCTGGTGCGGGCCTATTGCCGGCAATGA
- a CDS encoding ferredoxin family protein produces MPLALSPSTVPVIVDDAKCIADKGCTVCVDVCPLDVLRISDLTGKAYMKFDECWYCMPCETDCPTGAVTVNIPYLLR; encoded by the coding sequence ATGCCTCTCGCCCTCTCCCCGAGCACAGTCCCCGTGATTGTCGATGACGCCAAATGCATCGCCGACAAGGGCTGCACGGTCTGTGTCGACGTCTGCCCGCTCGATGTCCTGCGCATCAGCGATCTCACCGGCAAGGCCTACATGAAATTCGACGAATGCTGGTACTGCATGCCCTGCGAAACCGACTGCCCGACCGGCGCCGTCACCGTCAACATTCCTTACCTGTTGCGCTGA
- a CDS encoding Crp/Fnr family transcriptional regulator: MSLDLEIAKPEPKRGLRETDPELPPQAILPGDQSLFLSETVDGLDEGAHFLDPLKPDEWAVLRSHGRQLSFSTGETIFTQGDRHDGVFIIERGSVRVFYSAPSGREITLAYWTPGNFIGGPEMTGGGTHIWSGEAMDDCEILFLPGHILRKLIVELPNFALCLIQGLASKGKSYSAMAQMLGTRSVIERLAQFLTNLGKLHGVKDGHAVIINAKVTHDQIAAMVGSTRQWVTMMMKRFQKEGLLTVTPRHIRIERPHLLMAMVSKGGA, from the coding sequence ATGAGCTTGGATTTGGAAATCGCAAAGCCGGAGCCGAAACGCGGATTGCGCGAAACAGACCCCGAGCTGCCCCCGCAGGCGATCCTGCCCGGCGACCAGTCGTTGTTTCTGAGCGAGACCGTCGATGGGCTGGACGAGGGCGCGCATTTCCTCGATCCGCTCAAGCCGGATGAATGGGCTGTCTTGCGCAGTCATGGACGCCAGCTCAGCTTCTCCACCGGCGAAACGATCTTCACGCAGGGTGACCGGCATGACGGCGTCTTCATCATCGAACGTGGCTCGGTGCGCGTTTTCTATTCGGCCCCTTCCGGCCGCGAGATCACCCTGGCCTACTGGACGCCGGGCAATTTCATCGGCGGGCCGGAGATGACCGGCGGCGGCACGCATATCTGGTCGGGCGAGGCCATGGATGATTGCGAGATCCTGTTTCTGCCCGGCCATATCTTGCGTAAGCTGATCGTCGAGCTGCCCAATTTCGCGCTCTGTCTTATCCAGGGCCTGGCGTCGAAGGGCAAAAGCTATTCGGCCATGGCTCAGATGCTCGGCACCCGTTCGGTCATCGAGCGGCTGGCGCAGTTTCTGACGAATCTCGGCAAGCTGCACGGCGTCAAGGACGGCCACGCCGTCATCATCAATGCGAAGGTGACCCACGATCAGATTGCGGCGATGGTCGGCTCCACCCGGCAGTGGGTGACGATGATGATGAAGCGTTTTCAGAAGGAAGGATTGCTGACCGTCACGCCGCGGCACATCCGCATCGAGCGGCCGCATCTGCTGATGGCGATGGTATCGAAGGGCGGCGCGTAA
- a CDS encoding FAD-binding oxidoreductase, with protein sequence MPAPLDRVDTTPELPTAADAVVIGGGIVGVFAAYYLTRRGLKVALLEKGLIGAEQSSRNWGWCRQQNRDARELPMSTRSLDLWERFAAETGEDTGFRRCGLFYLSNSDEELSGWARWRDFARSVGVTTHMLSGAEATERGRVTGTSWKGGVFSPTDGTADPARAAPAVARAILKLGGTVHQSCAARGLDVEGGRLSGVVTEQGTIRTKIAILAGGAWASSFCRQLGIRFPQASIRSSILCVSPGANGLPDALHTSAVSATRRSDGGYTLAISGRGRVDPTAQQVRFAPQFLPMFARRWRSLAPGGLEGFRSGHESLARWRLDRPTPMERMRILDPAVDEATIALTHARALELLPALKETKIAAAWAGYIDSTPDGVPGIGEIATLPGFILAAGFSGHGFGIGPGAGHLIADIVTADEPIVDPRPYHPDRFGTSAWGKVADF encoded by the coding sequence ATGCCCGCACCGCTCGATCGCGTCGACACCACGCCGGAGCTGCCGACTGCCGCCGATGCGGTGGTGATCGGCGGCGGCATCGTCGGCGTTTTCGCGGCCTATTATCTCACCCGGCGCGGATTGAAGGTCGCACTCCTCGAGAAAGGCTTGATCGGCGCAGAGCAGTCGAGCCGCAACTGGGGCTGGTGCCGCCAGCAGAACCGCGACGCCCGTGAACTGCCGATGTCGACGAGGAGCCTCGATCTGTGGGAGCGTTTCGCCGCAGAAACCGGGGAGGACACGGGCTTTCGTCGCTGCGGCCTGTTTTATCTCAGCAACAGCGACGAGGAACTGTCCGGCTGGGCACGCTGGCGCGATTTCGCCCGCTCGGTCGGCGTCACGACGCATATGCTGAGTGGCGCAGAGGCAACCGAACGCGGGCGCGTCACCGGCACCTCGTGGAAAGGCGGGGTGTTTTCGCCGACCGACGGCACCGCCGATCCGGCACGTGCCGCGCCGGCCGTCGCGCGAGCGATCCTGAAGCTCGGGGGTACGGTGCATCAGTCCTGTGCGGCCCGCGGCCTCGACGTCGAAGGCGGCAGGCTCTCGGGCGTCGTCACGGAGCAAGGCACGATCCGTACAAAAATCGCGATCCTGGCCGGCGGCGCCTGGGCCTCCTCCTTCTGCCGCCAGCTCGGCATTCGATTTCCACAGGCGTCGATCCGTTCGTCGATCCTTTGCGTATCCCCGGGTGCGAACGGCCTGCCGGACGCACTCCACACATCCGCAGTCTCCGCGACGCGTCGCAGCGATGGCGGCTACACGCTGGCGATCAGCGGCCGCGGCCGGGTCGATCCCACCGCGCAGCAGGTCCGCTTCGCCCCACAATTCCTGCCGATGTTCGCCCGGCGATGGCGCAGTCTCGCACCCGGCGGGTTGGAGGGGTTCCGTTCCGGCCACGAGTCTCTGGCGCGCTGGCGGCTCGACAGGCCGACGCCGATGGAGCGCATGCGCATCCTCGACCCGGCGGTCGATGAGGCCACCATTGCGCTGACGCATGCGCGGGCGCTCGAGCTTCTGCCCGCCTTGAAGGAAACCAAGATCGCCGCGGCCTGGGCGGGCTATATCGACAGCACGCCCGATGGCGTGCCGGGGATCGGTGAGATCGCCACGCTCCCCGGTTTCATCCTCGCCGCCGGTTTCAGCGGTCACGGCTTCGGCATCGGGCCGGGCGCCGGCCACCTGATCGCCGATATCGTCACCGCCGACGAGCCGATCGTCGATCCCAGGCCCTACCATCCCGACCGCTTCGGAACATCCGCCTGGGGCAAAGTGGCCGATTTTTAA
- a CDS encoding fumarate reductase/succinate dehydrogenase flavoprotein subunit: MDNFVEGLSEVECDVLVIGGGTAGPMAALKAKQRNPNLNVILLEKANVKRSGAISMGMDGLNNAVVPGYATPEQYTKEITIANDGIVDQAPVYKYASRCYEIIEELDRFGIRFQKNANGDFDLKKVHHLGTYVLPMPNGDTVKKALYRQLRRERILISNRYMATRLLTAGDGRIAGAIAVNTRSAEFLVLRAKTVILCMGAAGRLGLPHSGYLFGTYENPTNSGDGYAMAYHAGAALANLECYQINPLIKDYNGPACAYVAGPFGAYTANSEGKRFIESDYWSGQMMQEFYNELQSGKGPVFLKLNHLHHDTVGEIEQILHKVERPSRGRFHEARGTDYRETMIEMHISEIGFCSGHSASGVFVDEFARTTVEGLYAAGDMANVPHNYMLGAFTNGAVAGEHAAEVAAETELPDYDREFVARERERVLAPTRRDDGIPPNQLEYKARRLVNDYLQPPKVTAKMQIGQARLSEVRDDLETALVARDAHELMRALEVSSILDCAEMAAHASLFRTESRWGLYHNRVDYPEKDDDNWFCHTLLRKIDGRMVSEKRKVEPYVVPIETEERTAYDRLRVQKQA, from the coding sequence ATGGATAATTTTGTAGAAGGCCTGTCCGAGGTCGAGTGCGACGTGCTGGTGATCGGCGGCGGCACGGCAGGGCCGATGGCGGCGCTGAAGGCTAAGCAGCGCAATCCCAACCTGAACGTCATCCTGCTCGAGAAGGCCAACGTCAAGCGCTCCGGCGCGATCTCCATGGGCATGGACGGGCTGAACAATGCCGTGGTTCCCGGCTATGCCACCCCGGAGCAGTACACCAAGGAAATCACCATCGCCAATGACGGCATCGTCGATCAGGCGCCGGTCTATAAATATGCGTCGCGATGCTACGAGATCATCGAGGAACTGGATCGTTTCGGCATCCGCTTCCAGAAGAACGCCAATGGCGATTTCGACCTCAAGAAAGTGCATCACCTCGGCACCTATGTGCTGCCGATGCCGAATGGAGACACCGTTAAGAAGGCGCTTTATCGGCAGCTGCGCCGCGAGCGCATCCTGATCTCCAACCGCTATATGGCGACGCGATTGCTGACGGCTGGGGATGGCCGGATCGCCGGCGCGATCGCCGTCAACACGCGCTCGGCGGAATTTCTCGTCCTGCGCGCCAAGACCGTCATCCTCTGCATGGGCGCAGCGGGCCGGCTTGGATTGCCCCATTCGGGATATCTCTTCGGCACCTATGAAAACCCGACCAACTCAGGCGACGGCTATGCCATGGCCTATCACGCAGGGGCAGCGCTTGCGAACCTCGAATGCTACCAGATCAACCCGCTGATCAAGGATTATAACGGCCCGGCCTGCGCCTACGTCGCCGGTCCGTTCGGCGCCTATACCGCCAACAGCGAAGGAAAGCGTTTTATCGAAAGCGACTATTGGTCGGGCCAGATGATGCAGGAATTCTACAACGAACTTCAGTCCGGCAAGGGACCGGTCTTCCTGAAACTCAATCATCTGCATCACGATACGGTCGGCGAGATCGAGCAGATCCTGCATAAGGTCGAGCGCCCCTCGCGCGGGCGCTTCCACGAGGCACGCGGCACCGATTACCGCGAGACGATGATCGAGATGCACATCTCCGAAATCGGTTTCTGTTCCGGCCACAGCGCCTCAGGCGTCTTCGTCGACGAATTCGCGCGCACCACGGTCGAGGGCCTCTATGCGGCGGGCGACATGGCGAATGTCCCGCACAACTACATGCTCGGCGCCTTTACCAACGGGGCGGTTGCCGGGGAGCATGCGGCCGAGGTCGCGGCGGAAACAGAGCTTCCCGATTATGACCGCGAGTTTGTCGCACGTGAGCGTGAACGTGTGCTGGCGCCGACGCGGCGCGACGACGGCATTCCGCCCAACCAGCTCGAATACAAGGCGCGCCGCCTGGTCAACGACTATCTGCAGCCGCCGAAAGTGACGGCCAAGATGCAGATCGGCCAGGCGCGGCTCAGCGAAGTCCGCGACGATCTCGAAACCGCGCTTGTCGCCCGCGACGCCCATGAACTGATGCGGGCGCTCGAAGTGTCCTCCATCCTCGACTGCGCCGAAATGGCCGCCCACGCCTCGCTTTTCCGCACCGAAAGCCGCTGGGGCCTCTACCACAATCGCGTCGATTACCCGGAGAAGGACGACGACAACTGGTTCTGTCACACGCTTCTCAGGAAGATCGACGGCCGCATGGTCTCGGAGAAGCGCAAGGTGGAGCCCTATGTCGTTCCGATCGAGACCGAAGAACGGACGGCCTACGACCGTCTGCGTGTTCAAAAGCAAGCCTGA